A genomic window from Coccinella septempunctata chromosome 9, icCocSept1.1, whole genome shotgun sequence includes:
- the LOC123321061 gene encoding dnaJ homolog subfamily C member 2-like, with translation MNPKLIKLNSITWKWSTFQQFTVIYEDKGGHIFFTNVLQLLYRCPRIKNVTFTFKRINASECKAESHTTTLVAVRYRYVLKRNSAGVKVLQFLPHKVREVKHDQVEFIDDFEYLRSLDPKDWKHQDHYRVLGIPTLRFNASEETIRSAYRQKVLHHHPDKRKAKGADIKVNDDNFTCITMAYETLGDPKRRKSYDSVDPEFDDGLPSSHEIKKDFYGTCAYYFELNGRWSYKDQENKVALSGREGKRHADKLNKAERARKKKKELAEKDRKLEAEKAKEAVLQKRIEDEQKAAKEAKLAMEKAEAEGKDRIEAGNAEKCVEERA, from the exons ATGAATCCGAAATTGATTAAACTTAACTCGATCACGTGGAAATGGTCCACGTTTCAACAATTTACTGTTATATATGAAGATaaagggggacatattttctTCACAAATGTACTTCAGTTGTTGTATAGATGTCCTAGAATAAAGAACGTAACCTTCACTTTTAAACGAATAAACGCGAGCGAATGcaa GGCTGAATCTCACACAACAACCCTAGTAGCTGTTAGATATCGGTACGTCCTAAAACGTAATAGTGCCGGAGTGAAGGTGTTACAATTTTTACCACACAAGGTTCGCGAGGTGAAACACGACCAAGTGGAATTTATAGACGACTTTGAGTATCTCAGAAGTCTGGATCCCAAGGACTGGAAACACCAGGACCACTACCGCGTCCTGGGCATCCCGACTTTGAGATTCAACGCCTCCGAGGAAACCATCCGCTCTGCTTATCGGCAAAAAGTCCTGCATCACCACCCGGATAAACGCAAGGCCAAAGGCGCCGATATCAAAGTGAACGACGACAACTTCACGTGCATTACGATGGCCTACGAAACCCTGGGCGACCCCAAGAGGAGGAAATCGTACGACTCCGTCGATCCAGAGTTCGACGACGGCCTACCGAGCAGCcacgaaataaaaaaagatttttatgGAACGTGCGCGTATTACTTCGAGCTCAACGGTAGATGGTCG TACAAGGATCAAGAAAATAAAGTCGCCTTATCGGGTCGCGAGGGGAAAAGGCACGCTGACAAGCTGAACAAGGCTGAAAGAGccaggaagaagaagaaagaacTG GCGGAGAAGGATCGTAAGTTAGAGGCTGAGAAAGCTAAAGAAGCTGTCCTCCAGAAACGTATAGAGGACGAACAAAAAGCTGCGAAAGAAGCGAAATTGGCCATGGAAAAAGCGGAGGCTGAAGGAAAGGACAGAATTGAAGCGGGAAATGCAGAAAAATGCGTTGAAGAAAGAGCGTAA
- the LOC123321063 gene encoding dnaJ homolog subfamily C member 2-like, with protein MAESNTTTLAVRYRYVLKRNSVGMKVLQFLPHNVREVKHDLVEFKDDLEYLRSLDPKDWKHQDHYRVLGIPTLRFNASEETIRSAYRQKVLHHHPDKRKAKGAEVKANDDYFTCITMAYETLGDPKKRKSYDSVDPEFDDGLPSSHEIKKDFYGTEFSYEDLEDKDACSGREGKTHGQAERARKKKEEMARLRTLVDLAYKNDPRIIQFKQEEKDRKIEAKKSKKAALEKQIEDEQKAVKEAKLAMEKAAAEGKARIGGDRKKREMQKNALKKERKTLRDICKSNNYFVENPEQTLKHITAVETICERMNIEELREINEQI; from the exons ATGGCTGAATCTAACACAACAACCCTCGCTGTTAGATATCGATACGTTTTAAAACGTAATAGCGTCGGAATGAAGGTGTTACAGTTTTTACCACACAATGTTCGCGAGGTGAAACACGACCTAGTGGAATTTAAAGACGACTTGGAGTATCTCAGAAGTCTGGATCCCAAGGATTGGAAACACCAGGACCACTACCGCGTCCTGGGAATCCCGACTTTGAGATTCAACGCCTCCGAGGAAACCATCCGCTCTGCTTATCGGCAAAAAGTCCTGCATCACCACCCGGATAAACGCAAGGCCAAAGGCGCGGAAGTCAAAGCGAACGACGACTACTTCACGTGCATTACGATGGCGTACGAAACCCTCGGCGATCCCAAGAAGCGGAAATCGTACGACTCCGTCGATCCAGAGTTCGACGACGGTCTACCGAGCAGCcacgaaataaaaaaagatttttatgGAAC GGAGTTTTCGTACGAGGATCTGGAAGATAAAGACGCCTGTTCGGGTCGCGAGGGGAAGACACACGGACAAGCCGAAAGAGCCAGGAAGAAGAAGGAAGAAATGGCGAGGTTGAGGACTTTGGTCGACTTAGCCTACAAGAACGACCCCAGGATCATCCAATTCAAACAGGAGGAGAAGGATCGTAAAATAGAGGCTAAGAAATCAAAAAAAGCTGCCCTCGAAAAACAGATAGAGGACGAACAAAAAGCTGTCAAAGAAGCGAAATTGGCCATGGAAAAAGCGGCGGCTGAAGGAAAGGCCCGAATTGGAGGCGATCGAAAAAAACGAGAAATGCAGAAAAATGCGTTGAAGAAAGAGCGTAAGACACTCAGGGACATCTGCAAATCCAACAACTATTTCGTCGAAAATCCAGAGCAGACCTTGAAACACATAACGGCCGTAGAAACGATCTGCGAAAGGATGAACATCGAGGAATTGAGAGAAATAAACGAGCAAATATAA